One Ezakiella massiliensis genomic window, AATTTGACTTTTATTTTAGTAAAATTATCTCTTTATATCTATCTAGAAAAACACTTTAAGAAATAATTTTTAATTAAAAATGAGGGCACAAAAAAACTGCGGCTAGTCCGCAGTTTTAATTTTCTTATTTGTTTTGGTTTTTACAAGCCTTTACAACTTGGCTTAAAAGAATTGTTGTGGTGATAGATCCAACTCCACGTGGAACTGGAGTAATAGCTGCAACAAAATCTTTAACATCGTCAAAGTTTACGTCGCCTGATAACTTGCCATCCGCTGTTGTGCCTACTCCGACGTCAATTACAATTGAGTCCTCTGTGAAGTAAGACTTATCAAGCATGGCAGGTCTACCCAAAGCAGTTACAACTATGTCAGCTCTTTTTGTGTGAGCCTTTAAATCCTTGGTTCTGGAATGGCAAATAGTAACTGTGGCATTTTCTTGTAAAAGCATCATTGAAAGTGGCTTACCAACAACCATTGACCTATTGATTACAACAACGTCCTTACCTTCAAGTTCATAGCCGTGTCCTTTGATCATTTCAACAGCTGCTCTTGGAGTTGCAGGTTCTAGTCCTGTTGGATCGCCTTCAAAAATCTTTTCTAGATTTATAGGGTTCATAGCGTCAACGTCTTTTTCAGCTACGATAATATTTTGCATCCTGTCTTGGTCAATGTGCTTTGGAAGTGGTCTAAACATTAAAATTCCATGAACTTCTTTGTCATTGTTTAACTTAACAAGTTCAGCTTCCAATTCTTCTGTTGTGGTCGATTCTTTCAAAGTAACGAGTCTTACCAACAAGCCAATAGCTTCTGAAGCTTTGACTATAGCCCTTTCATAAGAAATATCTGAATCATTTTCGCCAACTCTTACAACAGCAATTGTAGGATTAATACCCTTAGCTTTTAATTCTTCTATATCTTTTGATAGGCCTTCTTTAATTTGATCAGCAACAACCTTGCCTCTTAATTCTTTCATATGTTCTCCTTAAATTATAAAACGCGTCTAGCGCAAACGTAACGGGCGTTATAATATTTCTCACTTAGAGAATTAATCATAACCTTCATATACGGAGCGCTTGCGGCATGAATAAATTTATCATTTCCAA contains:
- a CDS encoding bifunctional 5,10-methylenetetrahydrofolate dehydrogenase/5,10-methenyltetrahydrofolate cyclohydrolase, giving the protein MKELRGKVVADQIKEGLSKDIEELKAKGINPTIAVVRVGENDSDISYERAIVKASEAIGLLVRLVTLKESTTTEELEAELVKLNNDKEVHGILMFRPLPKHIDQDRMQNIIVAEKDVDAMNPINLEKIFEGDPTGLEPATPRAAVEMIKGHGYELEGKDVVVINRSMVVGKPLSMMLLQENATVTICHSRTKDLKAHTKRADIVVTALGRPAMLDKSYFTEDSIVIDVGVGTTADGKLSGDVNFDDVKDFVAAITPVPRGVGSITTTILLSQVVKACKNQNK